Within the Solanum stenotomum isolate F172 unplaced genomic scaffold, ASM1918654v1 scaffold34168, whole genome shotgun sequence genome, the region ATTAAAAGCTCGAATGCTGTCTAGCGCGGTACCCTCTTTCTACTCAGTATTTCCTGCTCTTTTAGTCGATGCTGGAATCTGGAAAGACGAGCCTGGAGGCTGACCAGGCTTGCTGCTTTGCGCGACAACACATAGCTCAATTGTGTTACATAATTGTCGATGAGACTTCCAGGCTGATCAACTTCTGCCAACAGTTTCATTTCCTGACAGAGAAAAGCAACAATATGTTAATTATCTCAAGTGAACAATATTCCCAATATTGCAAAGAGATGATGATAAAGTGCTAAGAACTTCATTAGACCAGAAAAACTAGGATTTTCTTACTTCACGAACAATCTCCATCGTATCTTCAATTTCTTTCCTGTGTGCAGCCATCAGGGCCTCTTCTTCCTTTTACAGCAGAAAGAGGAAAATTACACCGACATCAAAAAGGTCATAACTGTTATTAATGAGGATATCTTACGAGATGAGAAGTAAAAGAGCTTCATAGGCTAACCTGCAGTAATTCATTGATATTATCATCATGAGGGGGCGAAGAAGGTTCATTTTGTCCCGATCCAACACTTCTTATACTTGCATTTTGCTGTTTATAACTCATAGAGGATGACTCAGAGCTCGAGGCATCTTTTCTTGACCATTTTCCTGGCTTTTCAGGTTTCTCATCACGAGAAACTTTCCTCCGAGGTGGAGACACTTTCTGCACCTTGTCTTCTGTATCAGTTGAACTCTGCAAATTTGATGTAGACTGCATTCTTTGACCAGCTGGGACACCATAGCTATTCTTCGCCTCAAACCTGTCCCTATCCATACCACCAAAATTTGTCCCTCCATCGTCCTGACCATTGAACGTTTGATTTGAAGAAAATCTAGAGGGTTGTTTATCAAAAACATTAGCGGAATTGTATGACGTTGTTTCTTTCTCCATAACTCTTCTATTTGCTTCTGATACTTTAGATTCTTGAGGTTGCTCATAAGCATCTTCTGCCTCAGCAGAAGCAGCCAAAGTAGTCGGTAGAGAAGGTTCCTTGAATGTTGGAGTTGTTACACTTGCACTCTGATTTTTGTTGTTTCCACCTTTGGATAGACTTTTAACCCTGTAAATACAATGTTAATAGGTTCAGCgacataataaaaatgaaaaaaacattcTACTGGTACAAAAAAGGCAAGAACTACCTGTCTGCATATCTTAATGTGTTGAGTGTATGTTCACATGATCCAGCATTAGGAGAAATGCAGGAAATCATAACTGTCTTTGAGTTGCCAACAAAGGAGTCACGCAACACTTCAGTGAGTTTGCTCCCACGGAATGGGATATGAAGCTGATCATTGTCAAGAGCACGAATACATTCTTTAAGAGCTAACAAGCTCTTGTTAATTTCTGCTCCCTCAATTCTAAAACCAAACAAGAATGTCAATTTCAGAGATATGCTACTTCAACATATTGGCAGAAAAGGGCCATAGAAGTGCAATTTAGGTTGGGCAGGGGGGAGGGAAAACAAGGAAAGATCGAGAATTCACGTTTTATGCATCACACGAGTTCCAAGTGTTGAATGCTAATTTATAGTTTGGTTCTAATTGGCCAAAGTGAAAACTAGGTACATCTctacaataaaatttaacatACTTGACATAGTCAAGAACCTTGACTTTTCCAGAGTAAAAAGTACCATCCCTTTAGCATTAAGTACAGAATAGTAATATGGAACATACAACTCTCTTGAATTTCGTCTGTAAAAATAggaaggaaaacaaaaaagaaccAAGAatgtagaagaaaaaaaaagccaTAGCCTTTTCTCATTACTGGAGTAATCATTCAGTACCATAAGCATTCCAGTTGGACTTATTATAAAACTATAGTGGTTCTGCATAATAACTTATTGAAATAGACcttctttcctcttttttggGGGATAAGTCTATTTCAAGAAGTTATTATGTAGAACCACTATAGTGTTAAAATAAGTTCAACTAGAATGCCTATGGTACTGAATGATTACTCCAGTAACGAGAAAAGGCTACATCTTTTTTTTCTACATTCTTggttcttttttgttttccttctaCTTTTGCAGACAAAATTCAAGAGAGTTGTACGTTCCATATTACTATTATGTACTTAATGCTAAAGGGATGGTACTTTTTACTCTGGAAAAGTTCTTTTCCTAACTGTGTCAAgtatgttaaatttttattgtagAGATGTACCTAGTTTTCACTTTGGCCAGTTAGAACCAAACTATAAAGAAAGAAATCTAGGCATTCCCTGAAAGGTATAATATAAAAAGCAGCCAGATTCATTCCATAATAAGGTACCTTGTTTGTCTGTCATTATCAGTAGTGTCCGCACCTCTCTCGCTACCTGCAAGGTCAATAAAGGAAATCTTTCCGATGACTTTCCCACCTTTGGATTCATTTCCATCATTATTTCTTCTAGTGTCCTTTACTTCATTGTGTTTCTTGACGACAAGTTGTAATATCGCGTGAGATCTTGATGATTCCTCATTTGCACCAGTGGAGCCTGTACTTCTTGAAGCGTTTCCTCTCTCAATAAACTCTTTCACAACCTGTACATCTGAAACTTCAAATTCCTGGAGCCCAACAATGCAAACCTGCTGACGCCCGTCTTCTCTCATGCAGAGTTTCCTATATAAAAGCAATGttcagaaaaaaaatgaaatatacgTGTATCGATCATGAAGTTCCATATTGATAAAACAAAACTATAGGTTTGACAATCCTTTATTCTTCAATAAGTTGGacaactaagactactaaaaaTGATATTGTGGTGCTGGCAAGGGCAGATAGTGGAGAAGAGACGAAGACAAGATTAAGAAATCATTCCTTTATGCATATTATCGACTGTATGGGTAGAGAGGAACTGTAGAACTTTTGTAGCAAAAAGAGGACTATTTCTTAAGTAGATCTTAAATGCATTTTGACCATTAAGCTTTTGGTAGAAACATTGTAAATAGCTTTGATAAAATCATCGAATTTTTTTCACTTACTTTAACTCGTTGGGGGAGTCAGCCAGGGACTTTTGAACTCTATTAATACCCCCTTTGTACTGTTAATTAacaaaattacttatttaaaaaaaagaaaagcaattGGACAACCAAGACAACACACTCGACCACTGGATTGACATGTTTTTTGTCATCAATCCTTTAGGACACATAGGCCTTCAAGTGTCTTCCTCTCTGTTTTTATCTTCCTTTATCTTTTGTGGAAAATTTTCTACAAGATTAGATACCACCACAGAATGAATGTTGGAGACCCATTCAGAGGCTCAATATTGCCCATTCTCATTTTTGTGTTATGCAACAACGTACTTGAAAAGAGAATATAACCCATTTATAATATCTATAGACAATCAAATGAAAGCTTTTCAATGCAGGTAAGAATACTAACTTTCTTTCACTGAGAAGATCGAACAGTTTCCCaccatatatttcaaaaaagcTGAGCCACAACTTGAACCTCTGATTACGATAAATTGGCTGATGCAACAATCTAACAAGATCCTCTGCAGCTCTGAGAGGCAATGGTTGCATTGTGTATGTCTTACCACTACCTGAAccataaagaaagaaaggaaaaaacatCAATTCTGAAATAACCGATTGAGGAGCTGCCCACAATAGCAACAGCCAACAATACAAAGAAACTAGCAGTGATAAGAAGCAGAAATTTTAAACCAAAGACGgtgaaaaattcataaaatcgCGTGTACAGTAAAACATGTAACTCCCTCCTGactagagctgtcaaaatgggcttGCCCAACCCAACCCTAACGGGCTAGAGAGTTAAATGGGTTGGGACGGGCTAGCCCTTTTAATTAAAGGGCCTATAAAATAGCAGTCCAACCCAGCCCTAAGCGGGCCACGGGTTGGGACGGGTTGgctcttcaaaaaaaaaatgaacaatattaCTCTCTTAGAAAGAGTATCTAAGAGTATCGAACGTTGACGTCTATGAACACGACATCAATACATACAAATTTTCATTTATGAATCATACACTTCGGTGAATACTTACAAAAATACATTTATGAATCACACACTTCGGTGAATACtaacaaaaatacataatagtCAATGTAAGATTTAGCGGAAAAATGTTGATCATTCCACCATTCCTCCCACAAAAAACTAGCTAGTTTAAAagacttgattttttatttttaaaaatatttattgataaaaactttacaaataaaacactactaaaaatatataaaaaatatttttaaatattcatatcCCACAGGCTGGCCTCTGAGGCTTGCGAGTTGGGCCTACGAGGCTAGCAGGACAAATGAGGCTAGGCTAAAAAGCCTCATTCCTAAATGGGCCAAAAAAATTAGGCCCAACCCCAATTAATTCAAGGGTTGGGTTGGGCCGGCCTAGCGGGCCAAGCCCATTTTGACAACTCTACTCCTGACCATGCGAGAAAGATGTAGGGCAGAAAATCATAATGTACTTTATAATTTCAAACATCTAAAAgcaaaaatatgaagaataagTGTGACAAATCGTTCAAGTCCAGAACgaaaagatgaataaaataatCTAACATCGACTAGATTAATGCTGTTTATAAGCATTCTGGTCCAACAAGTGTAGATCCTAAACAATTTCTCTTTTTCTGGTAGTAAAAGTCACATATTTAAGGGTTCAGAAACATGCAAACGTCAACCTGAAAGCAAGGAACTGGAAACTCGAAAACCAGATAATCTCaaatttagatatattttttctGAAGGTGATCTCAGATTCAGATGAAGAAAATTGTAAGCAGACTTCATGTGCTACCAATAGCATCAACAAAATTgtgaatttaaaattcaatgttcAAATTAATATTCACCTTGAGATATCAATGAAGTCAGTAGATGCTCAACTACTTGTGCCTAAGAGGATGTAA harbors:
- the LOC125852358 gene encoding kinesin-like protein KIN-13A gives rise to the protein MGGQMQQSNGAATALYDQQGNASPAGDAGDAVMARWLQSAGLQHLASPMASTGVDHRLLLMQGYGAQSMEEKQRLFKLMRNLNFNGESASDPYTPTAESSGGIGPSDGFYSPEFRGDFGAGLLDLHSMDDTELLSEHVISEPFEQSSFMPAPNGAFDNDFDAPTHRQQKAQPDTDAVAGLPIVEKESNTRENNVAKIKVVVRKRPLNKKEISRKEDDIVTVSDNSSLSVHEPKLKVDLTAYVEKHEFCFDAVLDEYITNDEVYRATVEPIIPTIFQRTKATCFAYGQTGSGKTYTMQPLPLRAAEDLVRLLHQPIYRNQRFKLWLSFFEIYGGKLFDLLSERKKLCMREDGRQQVCIVGLQEFEVSDVQVVKEFIERGNASRSTGSTGANEESSRSHAILQLVVKKHNEVKDTRRNNDGNESKGGKVIGKISFIDLAGSERGADTTDNDRQTRIEGAEINKSLLALKECIRALDNDQLHIPFRGSKLTEVLRDSFVGNSKTVMISCISPNAGSCEHTLNTLRYADRVKSLSKGGNNKNQSASVTTPTFKEPSLPTTLAASAEAEDAYEQPQESKVSEANRRVMEKETTSYNSANVFDKQPSRFSSNQTFNGQDDGGTNFGGMDRDRFEAKNSYGVPAGQRMQSTSNLQSSTDTEDKVQKVSPPRRKVSRDEKPEKPGKWSRKDASSSESSSMSYKQQNASIRSVGSGQNEPSSPPHDDNINELLQEEEALMAAHRKEIEDTMEIVREEMKLLAEVDQPGSLIDNYVTQLSYVLSRKAASLVSLQARLSRFQHRLKEQEILSRKRVPR